One part of the Hippoglossus hippoglossus isolate fHipHip1 chromosome 11, fHipHip1.pri, whole genome shotgun sequence genome encodes these proteins:
- the irx4b gene encoding iroquois-class homeodomain protein IRX-4b, with protein MAYSQLGYPYSTAPQFLMTSSSLAGCLEPGTPPSHPVLRSPGHQLTPSTGIGVYSGPYPKSQGYYNTCTSDATALYPRGPLDPKDGAASVHVGTSQTPAYYPYEYTFGQYSYDRYGYSCSDGASRRKNATRETTSTLKAWLQEHQKNPYPTKGEKIMLAIITRMTLTQVSTWFANARRRLKKENKVTWSPRACKGSDDRGCDDDSDEAEKPVKDEKDHPDQQCAELQSDLEDFDLLESDASDCEPKPQFLPEDNEENPNTDLPHEHLTHNPETLHRKDRLSPDCPRLTPVQHQNTSFFPNPDLRDTDAKPKIWSIAHTAVSLDGSLQPEYPPCMLSSNGSSSPVYPSSMGLTKADRQQESPVATLREWVDGVFHGPPFQQPKPAEVWKGFNDAAIDIRIPGQSFELVRSTSSL; from the exons GATACCCCTACTCCACCGCACCGCAG TTTCTGATGACTTCAAGCTCTCTGGCCGGTTGTCTGGAGCCGGGGACGCCTCCGTCTCACCCGGTGCTGCGCTCCCCCGGGCACCAGCTCACCCCGAGCACCGGCATCGGAGTCTACAGCGGCCCTTACCCAAAGAGCCAAGGTTACTACAACACCTGCACCAGCGACGCCACAGCGCTCTATCCCAGA GGGCCACTGGATCCAAAAGACGGAGCTGCATCTGTGCATGTGGGGACATCTCAGACTCCTGCCTACTACCCCTATGAATACACATTTGGACAATATTCTTATGACAGATATGG GTATTCCTGCTCTGATGGTGCTTCTCGTCGTAAAAACGCCACCCGAGAGACCACCAGCACCCTGAAAGCCTGGCTGCAGGAGCACCAGAAGAACCCCTACCCCACCAAGGGAGAGAAGATAATGCTCGCTATCATCACCAGGATGACTCTCACACAG GTGTCGACATGGTTTGCCAATGCACGCAGGAGGCTGAAGAAGGAGAACAAGGTGACGTGGTCACCGCGAGCTTGTAAAGGCTCTGATGATCGGGGCTGTGATGATGACAGTGATGAAGCTGAGAAGCCAgttaaagatgaaaaagacCATCCTG ATCAACAGTGTGCCGAGCTGCAGAGTGATCTCGAGGACTTCGACCTGCTGGAGTCCGATGCTTCCGACTGTGAACCGAAGCCACAATTCCTACCTGAGGACAATGAAGAAAACCCAAACACAGATCTCCCACATGAGCACCTCACACACAACCCTGAAACACTTCACAGAAAAGACAGATTGTCCCCGGACTGCCCCAGACTCACACCAGTCCAGCACCAAAACACCTCCTTCTTTCCAAACCCAGACCTTCGAGACACAGATGCGAAGCCGAAAATATGGTCCATCGCTCACACCGCTGTGTCTTTGGATGGCAGCTTGCAGCCAGAGTACCCTCCTTGTATGCTGTCGTCCAAcggctcctcctctcctgtgtatCCGTCAAGTATGGGGCTCACTAAGGCAGACAGGCAACAGGAATCACCAGTCGCCACGCTCAGAGAATGGGTGGACGGAGTATTCCATGGTCCCCCTTTCCAACAGCCCAAACCAGCTGAAGTGTGGAAAGGCTTTAATGATGCCGCGAT